The genomic DNA caggacactcttgcctttcaccagggaatgattCCTTTTTTATTGAAGTTAAAGAACAATTCTTATATTGACTCAGAGATAACTCGATTcaagggttttggggtcaatttttgactaaaatttctagacttatatgtgaTACACATCTTGAAGTAATAGAACAAAACATTATGGGAATTGAAAAGGCGTCCCTTTTTTCAATTGTACACGACAGAAATGTGTTAAGATTCCATGCTTGAAACTCCAAAAGAGAGCTTAACTGTCACTTTGTAACTTCTACAAACAGGCCTGCTCTTTACTCTAGAAGGATTGTTGCAAAACACTTACCTGTTGAAGCTGCAGGTTCCTCGGGGGTTCTGCCATAGTGTGCCATTAGTTTAAGTTTGGTTTCTTGCTTTTTGTGTTTCTTGCCTGCGTAGTGCTGTTTTGCCATCAAAGGATTATTGAATGTGGCATGACAGAGACTGCAGAATTTGTTTGGGTCAGAAGTGTTCTGATTCTCTTCATGAGAGGACACAGTAGTGGGAGGAAGATTAGCCGTCTGTTTTTGAACTGGTACAGATGCTGAAAAAATTAATCCAAAGGAAGATACAAAAACTTAAAAGACAAAGCTTTGTTTTTCCACCTGCTTTCAAGGCATGCGTCATATAAACACCCTGCCTTCAAattggctggaagctgctttcttTTGCCTGTCTGTCTGACTCCTCTGAAAGATTTTGGTGCAGGACCTGTTCTGATGACATCTGTCAAGATACATACCACTGTAATGGCTATGAAGGAATGGACTGACACCAGCATGCAAATTCTCAAATAGAAAGTATGTTTCCCTGAAATCTCTCATTTGTACAATGGATACTCAAGAGAGCTGGGCTATTATGACAAGGACTTTTCATGTGCAAACATTGTGGGACAATTCTTCTGCATCTTCCTGATCATACCTTCTGCTTTAGGAGTCTGCTGCTTCAGCTTCAGATTCTTGGCATGAGTTTTGCCTAGGTAGTGGGAGTTAGCCACAACAGGGGAGGAAAAGGTCATGTTACAGATGGGGCAGCATTTGTTTCTGTCTTCTCCATTGTTGCTCTGCTGTtggcaaaaaggaaaacaaactgaCTGTCTCTAAAGAGATTGAGgaaaaatgtagaaataaaaatattccaaGTTGAGGAACCTGACTGTAATTTGTTAATGCAACTTCAGGCTATTATCTACTGAACAATTTTGACTTTATTTGAAGAAGCTAAAGATTAAATTTGTCTTGCTGCTTGATATGTCTTGTTGAAAGAATTAAACAGAACATATCAAGCAGCAAGACAGATTTACTCTTTCTAGGCAGCTCTTTTGATAAACACTGAATTAACAGTGTTTATCTTGGTAAACACTGAAGACTGAAGCCTAGTTTTCAAACCAAGGATGGAAACGTTCACTATAAATATGGtgtataatgttttaaaatgagttATCTTCTTTCACTCAGCTTCTATGCATTATTCTCCATATACAAGTACGCATTTGTTTAGGTGAGcacattttaaatgcatgtttaCTCTACCAGAATAAAGCATGGACTTTTTCTTATGAAAGTGCCTGGTCATAGAAACACCTTTGGCCCATAGCcctatacactgctccctcgggttacgaaattaattcgttccgcggccgctttcgtaacccgaaaagccttcgtaagccgaaatgccataggcgctaatggggaaaagccgcgattccgtgcgaaaaagccgaaaaaagcaccaaaatttttttcgtaacccgaaaaacattcgtaacccggaacaattatttcctatgggattttttcgtatcccggaaatttcgtaacctgggtatttcgtatcccgaggtaccactgtaattgaagAAATGCTATACTGAGTAGATTTGTCAGTCTTTTCAGTACATTAAACGTATTAGCTTTCTCCCACTTTGACGTCTGACTTTACTGTCATTACCTCATTTGTATCCAACTTTATTTTCTTACTCTGGGTGAGCTCCTCCTCACCATGGATAGTCATGTACCGCCGAACTTTGTTTGCATGTTTCTTGCTCTGgaggaacaaaaaacaaagagCAATATAAATGTACTGGGTATTCTACATGTAAAGCAACTGTTTCGGCCTATAGCTTGACGCATACCTGATAATGAGCAAGCTTCTGGGACtcagagatgagcactgcactACATACTTTGCACTGAGTATCCGTAAAGATGTGGCTGTTCTCTTTGATCAGACGGTCCACTGCAAAAAGCAAGTATACCAATCTTAAAAAACAAATGGGAAGGTCTGGCAAGGGCATAGCTATCCTCAGGGGCTATGCCAGAATCAGTCTGCTAGCTGTCTTCACCAGCTTCTAACAATGGTCATGACAAACATGTGACTTCAGAGTTCTGTACTCACAATTCTAATTCCTCAGTCAGGAAAAAGTAATGTAAATGCTTGTGAGAGACAAGAAAGGAAAATTACATATATCTATTTAATTCTCACCACATGGGAGAAAATGTACATAattaatggagaaagaaaagatatCGCTCACtagtaacaaagcaaaataataaaatgtctgtTTCTTTGCTATACTGCAGGGCAAATTTGCTCTCATGACTGAACTGTATAACTGAACAATTTACTAGATAAAGGGCAGGTTTATGATACTTAAAGACACAGAGGCAGGAATAAGGTTATTTCACATACTAGGATGCCAGTTCAAAATTAAACTATTTCAAATCCTTCATTTAATAATCTACCTTGTAAATAATGCTATTCAAGTCAGAAGGGAAAACAGTTCTTCCTGGCACTGATCTATGTTCATTTTAAATACAATGCCAATGCTTATGTACAGTAAGTCTTCAACTAATAGTCAGACCTGGTCTACCATACCCAGTGTCTCATACTCTGCCTACTGCCTCATCTGGTATCAAAGGGTTGCTATGGCCTGCAACACAATTAGACTGTGTGTATATCTAACAATGATGATTTTAGAAGGAAAAAGCTGCTGTTTGCACACTGATTTCAGAAGCAGACCGGAAAACTGCAAGTGTGTGGGCTTAAAATCTACTTAGCTATGACTAATCTGtaattgtctttaaaaacatattccaTCCATTAATTTTACAAAATCAAGCAAATCAGTATATTGATATGACAAACTGCACTTCAAATATACTGTCATTAACCACATTAGAAATGATCTCATTTGAATTATGTCCGCTAGTTGCAAGTAACAGCATAAAGGAATTAAGACACACTCTCCAACCTGTGACACCTTAAAATACCAACAGACTTAATGCAGTTTAAGCATTTACTCATTAAAGCCCACTTTGCAGGGTTGGGAAAAAAACGTTAAAAAAGCCCAACCAATATAgatcatgatggtggtggtggagtgtTCTTCAAATTTGTTGCCTCACAGTACACACCTTGAGAATTTGTGGATATGATCGCTGACAGGAGTCCGGCCTGCTGCAGTgcttgaaagggggggggggggggttgaaagaaGACCAGACAGTGCCCCCCATCTTCTGATCCCCCTCCATTCCTTCCCAGCTAATACCactatttgtatcccgcctctccgtgtattggatcaaggtgggtaacaacgaacaaaaacaataaaaccaaacatgactatcaatagataaaagcataacaggacatattagatcctagttccccaatgTGTCTCCCACcctaaataccattaaaaacaattcccaataaaatggttaataaaataaataaaaataaatcaagatcAAAGTCCAGTGGGTACAGCTAAATAAAGGacagagtgaaaattctgaggagatcagtttgggaaggcctgccaaaagagattcgtttttattgccttcttaaaggcctccaaagatgttagatggcggatctcatccagcagatcattccagatttttggagcggcaacagagaatGTCCTGTGGGAAgtcatcttcagtctagttctctctaactgctgtaggttcttctcagaggacctgagagtgcgggaaggattgtaagGGAGGAGGCATTCCGtcaggtaagctgggcccaagccatgcagggctttataggtaataatcaacaccttatactgtgcacggaagctaatgggcagccagtgtagggattttaagataggtgtaataaaatcaaatttggaactcctTGTCACCAatctggttgccatattttgcaccaattgcagcttccaaacatggcatgagggttgccccacgTGCAGCGCATTGCAGAAACCGAGATGaaaggttaccagtgaatgtacaactgtttctaggttttcccgttccaggaagggtcatagctggcgaatcagccgaagctgataatgggtgctcctggctgtcgcatccacctgggatgacagctgaagtgatgaatccaggagcacccccaagctacggacacagtcctttagggaaagcttatcaccatacccggattggattgcctatagcgagtacctccctGTTTTacttggattcaatttaagtctattttccctcattcaatcaattactgacttcaggcagtcattcagaggggagatgccttccttggtaactgaagcagtctgagacatggaAAAACAAATGtgggtgttatcagcatactgataacaccctgccccatgtctctggatgatctgtACATTTTTCCGTGTTcaaatttattttgtaaattttgggtttctaatctattcaggtcattttgaatttaatcctctcctctggggtattagtgcCTCCTTCCCccctaataacaacaataataataattcaatatgTATTAAAACAGTATTTCTTATAATAGATTTATAAGCTATTATTCTTTAATTAACTACCTTTTACATTAGTCATCTCACTCATAGTCACTTATGATAGCCACAATGTAATGACTTTAGTAGTTATGGTTTAAccattaatattgttttaatgcaaGATACCCTGTTTTCAATTATCTGTAAAGACATCTATGACTTTTCACATTTTTAGCtgttaaatgattttatttttggtttatttCTGATTTAATGATTACTCTCCATATGCTCTATGGAGCTAAAGGAAAATAGTGGGAATAAAATTTTGTCTCCTATTCCAACAAGCAACaacaattaaattttttaaaaaaatgtaaaaagaactTGCTGTACAAATAGCCCTTAGTACAGTATTTCTGCTAATGTATCAGATAATCACAAGATTCTCCAGTGCTGTTGCAGATGTTTGCTAGTGTTCATGTTTAGAATCAGAGAGCAGGTAGTGAAGATATGTATTCCGTATGAATGCACAGCAATCAACTATTTTACTAGAGCACATTGTTACAGAATTACAGATCTTGGAAAAGGATGGATGAAACACTGAGATCAttttaaattaattcatttaCCCTATATTGCACCCTGTGGGACTAAGGCTGGTCAGAACAGTATATAGCTAAGTTTATCAGTTAATGACTAAAAGCCTGTCCATACAAAAATGTCTATGGGTCTGTATGCACGTGTCAAAAGGCCTGTGTCCCCCCTGGCCTTGGATATGCAGGCCAATACCCCCAAGCCAGAATTGGGTAGACCCACTGTTTGCCACAGATCTTCTAGGAAACTCAGTGGCAACACCCAAAAGATTGGACAGTCCCGCATGCGCCTTATCTTCCTCCACTGTTGCTGCTACTGAGAAGACCTTCATTGCAGCCTCTGATGTGGAAAgggggtgcctggccatgtgagtgtagccaggtgccctgtttccacgTCAGATACTGCAATGGGGGTCTTTTCATTAGACGCAATGGTGGATAAAGGTAAGAGGCGTGAAGTGACAGGTGGGTAACTGCCACCCATCCCTATGCCAGGCAGGGGACTGACCTTGGTCAGGGTATCATAGGCTTGGCCTGTGCCTCCTGAAGGAAGGACAGCACAGAAGAGAGCCAGACTAGTCTGCTGTGGAGATGGAGTTCtacagcctggaagcagccaccaagaaggtgtTCTTATATGTCCTCACCAATGTGGCTGGGATGGTTACAGGACTAAAAAAACCTCCCAGGAAGATCTCAAAACTGAGGAGTTTTATGGGGAGATACACTCTACTTATTAAAAAGTGTtgcattttcccttttctttttatttccatttggCAGCAAATACGCTTAATTGTATAGAAGCATTAGTTATCTGGATCCTCCCAAAGGGTTATTAATCCAGGCAAAGGTTATTGCTCAACTTGCTGTTTCCACACTTAATTTAGACCTAGTTGACATGTAGAAGATGTACAGACAGACCTGGACCATTTGTTCCTGCCATGTACTTTAAGTCATATGAAAGATGAATTCTaaactaggtccaaaacacattgcaggaataatccagtttgagactgctttaactgccctagctcaatgatagggaactgtagttttgtgagacttctagccttctctgccagacagctcttggccacaataaactacaattcccaggattccctagcactgagccagggcagttaaagtggtctcaaactggattatttctactgtctgtgttttggacccaagaaaccctttgttttttgtattgtatcAATTCACAGTGTAGAGTCATACAGCATGTTGTGTTGTAGTACTCAGATGATTTTGCTTTTGGTCTCCTACTCTTACCAAGGCACTTGAAACTGAAGAGAAGAATCAGATTCCAAAAATTCCAAAGCAACTAGTTCTTTAAAGAGACTTTTGCTCTCCCATTTTTAGTGTTCTGGTTGGCATCTAAGCAAGAGTAGTATGGTATGTAGCTATGCCATATGGTCCAACATGCCAGTAATTATCAGGCCATTAAAAAATGCCAATCAGCATTTAAAGAAACTACATATCTATGTGTATGTTGGAAAGTGATCTTCTAGTACAGCATGTGTCCATTTACAAGGCATATTTATATTCCACACACCAAATTATTCTGCTTAAACTCAGGCAAAGTTATGTCCTATCACAAGAACATgtatctttccttcttcttcttggaaTCCAACCTGTCATGCAACCTTCGCCGCAAATGACTTTCAAATTACTGCATATAACTATGGTTGTACGTATGTctacaacaacaagaaaatagGTTAGTACAGACATTATGTGCAAGGATCAAGGTTTTGATGATTGCAGctcttagaaaaataaaataatagcatGGGCTGGCCCAAAGTCCATCAAAATCTAATGAAAACATGGACTGAAAAGTTGAAGAGATTTCACTAGAAATATCTCAGAACAGCCATGAAATAACAGTTTACAGGAAAAGTAATTTCTCAAATGCTGTTGAGAACAGCAGAGACCattttctatatatataaaaGCAGAACAAGAAATAGCAAGTTTAAATGGAGCCTGGACATACTGCATTTATTTCCATCAAAGGATCACAAATGGATCATACCAATAAAACAACAGTGAGGGGAAGCTTTAAAATACTATAAGCATCAATAATGTTATAAGAAGTGACTATATTTCACCTTTGCTGACataaataccaggaaagattttagagcagatcacTAAACAGCCTGTAAATATTTAGAAAGAAATatcacaatcacaaaaagtcaacatagggggccgtacagacaggacaaaataatgctgcttcaggtctctttggaggtatgttgtttaaatgacacacacatcttaagaggccagaagctgcaccaaagctggagcatggctttggcatggcttctggcctgttaggacacatgcatcatttgaacagcatacctccaaagtgacttgaagcaactttattttggcctgtctgtacaggctcatgggtttctcaaaaacatgtcTTGCCATactaatctaataataataataataataataataatttgttttatttatataccgctgttccaaagatcatagcggtgaacagcaagtaagctaattagcaagtaagctaatttgcccccaacagtctgggtactcattttagtgaccttggaaggatgcaagcctgagttgagcttgggcccttttgctggtcttgaactcgcaaccttgtggttttgagtgaatggctgcagtacaggcatttaaccactgcgccaccagggctcctttttttgataaaattttgataattttttttgataaaaattgATAAGATTTTTGATAaaatctttttttgataaaattaccagcttggtagatgaagggaatgctgtggatgtagcatatcttgatttctgtaagtaAGGCTgttgacaaagtcccccatgatattttggcaaaaaagctagtaaaatgtggcctagacaatGCTACTATTAGCTGGATTTGTACTTGACTGATTGAACGCAAAGGGTGCTAACTAATGGCTCCTTTAatcctggagagatgtgaccagtggggtgccacaggattctgccctgggccaagtgctattcaacaactttatcagtGATGTGGATGAAGTGACTCCACAGTGACTTGGAGGGTAAACCCTTCCCCAGGCTTTGTCTCCGTGGCTGGTAGCTCAGGCTGCTCTCCGGTGGGCTGGGAAGAGGGTAATCCCCTGGCTGGGGATTCAGACCCCTCTCCAGCCATCATATACCTTAGGCCCaagaagggagaggggaggaaaggaagggaagaaggccaagaaaaaaaaagccgatCCTGTAGAAAGGTAGCTAGCTTTTCCAGAtgtagcttcttcttcttcttcttcttcttcttcttattattattattattattattattattattattattattattatattttcttataccctgcctttctcccaatacacaGACTACTAGGAGCACAGACACAAAGACTAGCTTCTGAAGGGAGATAACCACTCCCATGGGgaccaggttttgttttgttttttcctgtctAGTAGGagcaagtgggaggaggaaatagAGGgtctgcttatcaaatttgcagatgatccaaattaggaggggttgcTACCagtctagaggacaggatcaaaattcaaaatgtatgtattgatgttttctttcaaatatttatatcctgcctttctcccacaagggGATTCATATACCTTAATCTttacagattagaaagctgggccaaaattgaCAAAATGAATTGTAacggataaatgtaaggtactacacttagagGGAGAAAAATGAGATGCAGACACACAAGATGGGAGACATCTGGCTTGACATGAATTCATGTGAAAGGaacctaggagtcctagtagaccacaagttgaacataggtcaacagtatgatgctgcagctagaaaagccaatgagagtctaggctgcatcaacagaagtatagtgtctatattaagggaagtaatagtgccactctattctgctttggtcaagcctcatctagaactgtgtccagttctgggcaccacaattccaaaaggatgttgacaagatggaaCGTTTCCagatgagggcaaccaaaatggtgaagggtctggaaactatgtcctatgaggagctaCTTAGGGGGTtcggtatgtttagcatggagaagagaaggtcaagaggtgatatgacagccctgttttaatatttgaagggatgtcataatgaagatggagcaagtttgttttcagcagctcctgagaacaggacccagagcaatggatttaaagtgcaggaaaagagattccacctcaacactgaGATGAAtgtcctaacagtaagagctgtttaacagtggaacacactgccttggagagcagtggagtctcctttggaggtttttaaacaggatggatggccatctgtcagagatacTGGATtatatattcctgtatggcaagggttTGGAACTGATTACCCCTGAAGcttctttcaactctttgattgtatgattccatgattttccTATAGTAACTAACATGCTTccacaaaatcaataaaaaaggAAATAGCAAATGCAAAGTGCTACACATCACCAACATAGCACATTACTAaaacaaaaaggacaaaaaaggaaTGAACACCTAAATATTCCAATGGCATTTCAAGGAAGGAAACATGCCTCTAAACATGCAAGATCAGCACCAAAAACTTCATGCCTCAATGAAACTGATGTTTGTAGCAGCTAATGAATACTCAGTAACTCTGAACTGATTCTTCAGGGGGGACTCTGACTTTTGTGCATCCCAGGTGggctttaaaacactgaaattttatCTGCAGAACTTGAAATTCCAAGTTAATACTAGCAGTTTATCTGCTTgcttatttgttaaatttataaCCAAACTTTCCATTAATAATATTTAAGACAACAAACAGTAACAACAGAAACACTGTATGTATTTGCACTAACCCTTTCAATGACTTGATGGAACAGTAAACAAAGCAACTACAGCTTTGCTTGCCTGCTAATGCTTCAGTCCCACCACCCAACCCTATCAACCTGCTTGGCAGAACATCTAGAATCCGGCTGGTTACAGCAAGTGTCTGGGAATACAAAACAGAATCGGTGACTGGTTCAGCAATTCAAGACAGGGTGGGCAAGGCATGGCCCATTGGCTGTATGCACCTCAAGCCCCTTTTTATGCCCGCACCAAACACCTCAAGAAAAATATACTCCCTCAACACTATAGCCAGCAACCAACAGTGACACTGACTAACACAGTGCTGAAACAGAGTgtttgatgctgcccctttgatcgTTGGAGCCGTAACAACCACACactatggccccaatccagctttttgcccTGGAAAATGCCACCTTTTCTGCCAtcatggctttttggtgctcctgtggcatgtgcTGTCTAAATGTAGTGCTGccggagtgctgaaaagctgccccTGTGTGGACAGTGGAGCAGTGTAATGTCGGCTTCAGGGCAGCATCAGAGCATGTGTTGTGCATATGCCACACACCCCAAAGCTGTGAATCAACTAATTCAGCCAGGAAGCACTTGCTTATTTATTTGACCCCTGTTCTCCCAGGATAGAACCCACAGCAGAttccacaacaacaaattagaaatgtttacaaaaagtttAAACCCAATTTAAAACACCATAttaacccccctcccaaaaaaacctgaTTTGTTTGGAAGCATTTTAAAGGCTAGTAGCCAGTTTGTATTGGTGGTGTTGGTTTTGTTACTTCACTAAGGGCATTAACCTACCAGTAACTTAAAAGTTCATAGTATTCCAACTTGATTTTAAGCAGAGATATGGAATGAAAAATTATTCATGAAATATTTTCCAACGTGAAAATGCTATGGAGACAAGcactgataaactccaatgttcaGTAGAACAGATGAATGTATGCTCTGCtaaatttgtttctattttgcaAAATTTCTTGATTCTCAATCAGTCTCAAAGACAAGCAGTAAAAATAGAATGTGGTAAGTTCCCTGTGCTCACTCACATACTTCCAATAAAATGTTCAACTAGTCGTACTGAATCAGTTTTTTCTCAACTTGAAATGAAACTGATAAATTGTCCAGAGTGAGCGAATTAAGCTGAAGGTACAATAGTTATATATCagtatgtcatttaaaaaaaaaaacaacagtgttcTTTGAGGTGCAGTTGCTTTTTAATAAATGTAAGAGAAATATACATTTcaatatttcaataaaatattttccacataAAACTTTGAAAGTCTTTGAACAAAATATCTGAAGCAAACATGCTAATTGAAGTAAtactatttcatagaatcacagagttggaagagacctcaagggcgattcagtccaagcccctgccatgcaggaagacacagccaAAGGTCTCCctacagatggctgtccagccactgtttaaaaacctgcaaaggagactccatcacactccaaggcttGTATTCCACTGTCAGTTTTAGAGGAATGGTAAATTTTCCCAGTTCTACTTTCCCCAGAGAGCTCACATCACTGATTTATACTCAAAAGAATATTTTACAATGAATTTAATATAGTCTGCAATAATTAACTTAAAACAAGATTTTCCCATTTAGTTAGGCTATTTAATAATTTCTACTTGTTCTACATGAATataattttaatggattttaactcaaaaacataaaaacacatgCAAACCTAAGAGGCAGAGATATCAATAGCCTGGCAAAATAGCAGCCCTCACTCAACAGTTGTATACACCTGATTTAAGAGGATAGTGTCAGTTTCCAGGTTCTAATCTGGAAACTAATGGTGACTTGTTTACTGGGCAGTTTCCACACCTGCATCAAAGAGTTGGTTACTACCATTTGTAGCTCTAAACGACCTAGAATTGGTCCACCTGAAGAAATTCTTACTCCCTTATGTTCTTACTTGATTAGTAAGGTAATCTTCAGAGGGTCTTCTCTTGAGTTTTGTTCCTCACAAAGCTGTAAAAGGTGGCTATCAGTTGTGCTGTTTTGTGGCCGTGTATGCAGTCTTTTAATGACTTTTAAAGGGCTTAACTTTTGTTTAGGTGACACTGATGTTTCTGTACAGCTATTAACGTGTTTGCCTTGAGGCCCATTGTTGTGAAAAGGTCATTttcaaaagttaaataaataaataaatagcctttTCAGCTCTTTACAAGGGAAATCCAGCTATCATTTCCTTTACTAGCATTTAGTGTCAGGCTAAGGCCTTCCTGAGTGGTAGTCAGCTGTTACTTATTTTTACTACTTGGGTTTTAAGGCTGGctcttaatattttaatattttaacatgatTTGGGCTGATTAGTTTGCTTTgtcattttgttgtattttttgtattgGCAAACTGTTTTGAGGCAAATTGTAAGTTGGGCAGTGCATAAAAATCTTATaagcaaaattcttatttggttttAACAAGCCCAGGTCATGCTTTCAGTAAAAAACAGGAAAATTACATATCCTTCACAGCTTCCTACATGCATTTTTGCTACACATTCATATGTTTATAAACCCACTACCCAAATTCCATCCTCATTTTTGATTCTTATGTCATGTCATTATTTCTaccaaatgttttattttattttattttaagttacATATTGCAAAATACATTTAATGCAACCTGTAGACTAAcatggggggatacagacaggcggCTTCATGCCACCTGGTTTTTCCCCTCATCAGTGCCATGCCAGCTGCATGGTGTGGCACCAAcgcactccctaaaaaggagccgctcCAAGCAGCTTCTTTTGAAGAATGTCATGGTCACGTGGCAAGATGATGCACGGGCGCCGGAAGTAGGGTTGGGTGcatatggacgcccagccctacgagctctaaaattggccccaggctggtgtAAAACACCAGTCTGTACTAAGCAGTAGTACAGCAAGTCAGGTCACACGCCAGCAAGTCAAGGATTCTCTGTAGTATGTTCTAAGAACTCACTCATCTGAGATCCAATCACCTACAGAAT from Sceloporus undulatus isolate JIND9_A2432 ecotype Alabama chromosome 2, SceUnd_v1.1, whole genome shotgun sequence includes the following:
- the ZNF346 gene encoding zinc finger protein 346 — its product is MADEEGSNGDASALPVGKEAVDRLIKENSHIFTDTQCKVCSAVLISESQKLAHYQSKKHANKVRRYMTIHGEEELTQSKKIKLDTNESNNGEDRNKCCPICNMTFSSPVVANSHYLGKTHAKNLKLKQQTPKAEASVPVQKQTANLPPTTVSSHEENQNTSDPNKFCSLCHATFNNPLMAKQHYAGKKHKKQETKLKLMAHYGRTPEEPAASTAGKGYPCEDCNIVLNSIEQYQAHISGFKHKNHIPGGIPVTARYPRTLYTREETTGPDGYSYFSQDL